One stretch of Rosistilla oblonga DNA includes these proteins:
- a CDS encoding sialidase family protein, whose amino-acid sequence MLNRRNLIKAAAGWGGACTLPGISANSWAKSYGEDRPLLRPVFDQVICPETAEHPRNDHQTILPLDSDRLMLVWSEYYLNTARPSQRGGNARIGDEVSCQISSMISSDRGRTWGDRRVLQPNEWKHNVKQSNLVRLSDNELLMFYVGWDSAIDRNVFRRRSFDNGQTWDAQVQVSQPGWYCNNADRAIRLSTGRILLPAHGPYDPRYIGGTRYKGGDLHSFVYYSDDGFQTWKTSKNSMTAQGRGCHEPTIVELKDGSLYCLMRNTNKKQYASRSTDGGVTWSTPEPTVLISPESPALLKRIPSTGDLMVIWNNVRSSSNWPRNPLSVAISDDEAKTWKHVQDIDNRANYEVAYPSATFVDDEVLIAYYSRPTRGRVGSEVALRIYKTDQLYT is encoded by the coding sequence ATGCTGAATCGACGAAATCTCATCAAAGCGGCGGCAGGTTGGGGCGGAGCGTGCACCCTGCCAGGCATTTCGGCGAACAGCTGGGCAAAATCGTATGGCGAAGATCGTCCTTTGCTGCGCCCGGTTTTCGACCAGGTGATTTGTCCCGAGACGGCGGAGCATCCGCGAAACGACCATCAAACGATCCTGCCCTTGGATTCGGATCGCCTGATGTTGGTCTGGTCGGAATACTACTTGAATACGGCGCGACCATCGCAGCGGGGTGGAAATGCAAGGATCGGGGACGAAGTCTCGTGTCAGATCTCGAGCATGATTTCGTCGGATCGCGGCCGCACGTGGGGCGACCGACGCGTGCTGCAACCGAATGAGTGGAAACACAACGTCAAGCAGTCCAATCTGGTTCGGCTTTCCGACAACGAACTTTTGATGTTCTATGTCGGCTGGGATTCGGCGATCGATCGCAACGTCTTTCGGCGGCGGTCGTTCGACAATGGCCAAACGTGGGACGCGCAAGTGCAAGTCTCACAGCCGGGCTGGTACTGTAACAACGCCGACCGCGCGATTCGCTTGAGCACGGGGCGGATCCTTTTGCCGGCGCATGGTCCGTACGATCCTCGCTATATCGGCGGCACGCGTTACAAAGGAGGCGACTTGCATTCGTTTGTCTATTATTCGGATGACGGCTTTCAAACGTGGAAGACCAGCAAAAACAGCATGACGGCCCAAGGGCGTGGATGTCATGAACCGACCATCGTCGAGCTGAAAGATGGAAGCCTGTATTGCCTGATGCGGAATACGAACAAGAAACAGTATGCGAGTCGTTCGACCGACGGCGGCGTAACGTGGTCGACCCCCGAGCCGACGGTGTTGATCTCCCCCGAGTCTCCCGCGCTCTTGAAGCGAATTCCCAGCACCGGCGATTTGATGGTGATCTGGAACAACGTCAGATCGAGTTCCAATTGGCCGAGAAATCCGCTCAGCGTCGCCATTTCTGACGATGAAGCGAAAACTTGGAAGCATGTTCAAGACATCGACAATCGCGCCAATTACGAGGTCGCTTATCCTTCGGCAACTTTCGTCGATGATGAAGTGTTGATCGCCTATTACTCGCGTCCCACCAGGGGAAGAGTCGGCTCCGAGGTGGCGCTGCGAATCTATAAAACCGACCAGCTATACACGTAG
- a CDS encoding DUF1559 domain-containing protein yields the protein MIAIIGILVGLLLPAVQAAREAARRMQCTNNLKQLGLAVHNYADTFKVIPPLEVWKNGRTTNWGANVLLMPFIEQSALHEALNPQGDAIPNVSVQPLLATRIDGFICPSDPGPDVNFAFNDYGKANYQPSQGVFWVPYNDSGYTQACRLANITDGLSNTLLYGERFLGETPFRSVGGIWAGRSRTGGNVQAHGRAAWPPNTPYAGDLDDISGTSDPLNTRSAYTSLHPGGVNITRCDGSVSFVSENVDSLTSYPSSSSTNFFRLAAQAVSQPSDANRVWQNLFIPNDGNPVGDY from the coding sequence GTGATTGCGATCATCGGGATTTTGGTTGGGCTGCTGTTGCCTGCGGTTCAAGCAGCTCGCGAAGCTGCCCGACGGATGCAATGCACAAACAATCTCAAGCAGCTCGGTCTGGCGGTTCATAACTATGCCGATACGTTCAAGGTGATTCCGCCGCTGGAAGTCTGGAAAAACGGTAGAACGACGAACTGGGGAGCAAACGTTTTGTTGATGCCATTTATCGAGCAATCGGCATTGCACGAAGCGTTGAATCCTCAAGGGGATGCGATTCCCAACGTGAGTGTCCAGCCTTTGCTGGCCACGCGGATCGATGGGTTTATCTGTCCATCGGACCCCGGCCCCGATGTGAATTTCGCGTTCAACGATTATGGCAAAGCAAACTACCAGCCCAGCCAGGGTGTGTTTTGGGTGCCGTATAACGACAGCGGTTATACCCAAGCGTGTCGCTTGGCCAATATCACCGATGGCCTTTCCAATACGCTCTTGTACGGTGAGCGTTTCCTGGGGGAGACGCCATTTCGTAGCGTGGGAGGCATTTGGGCAGGACGCAGCAGGACCGGGGGCAACGTCCAGGCCCATGGCCGTGCCGCTTGGCCGCCGAACACTCCCTATGCTGGCGATCTCGATGACATCTCGGGCACGTCGGATCCGCTGAATACGCGGAGCGCCTATACCAGCTTGCATCCTGGTGGCGTTAATATCACTCGTTGTGATGGCTCGGTCAGCTTTGTCAGCGAAAACGTCGATAGCCTCACCAGCTACCCGTCGAGTTCCTCCACGAACTTCTTCCGCCTGGCAGCCCAAGCCGTCTCGCAACCGTCGGATGCCAATCGGGTCTGGCAAAACTTGTTCATTCCGAACGACGGCAATCCAGTCGGCGACTACTAA
- a CDS encoding xylose operon transcription regulator XylR — protein sequence MQPTPRVALFVETSRAYGRGVLKGIWQHVQEHGRWSILFRPRGLEEPTPAWMASWQGDGIIAHVTNLRTAAVLKRSAAPCVDVLGDIPNTGFPVVKTDCLRIAELAFGHLAGLGLKNIGICGMRRGHRPRLDERCDAFQSLAEEAGYDVNIFQPRGGGKYGPSWAKEQKQLVDWVRSLPKPIGIFACNDIRGRETLDACATADIPVPEHVAVIGVGNDELLCELSDQRLTSVDVNPIRVGYQAADLLSRMMQGQNVPAKFNVSPRRVVERQSTDMLAVEDPEVADAVKYIRLHACDAIDVNDVVQEVAVGRRVLERRFRELLGRSLKSEIVRVRLARARELLIETSLSATTISYRCGFSSPAYFMDHFHKKVGVTTKEFRESARREEDPDPAED from the coding sequence ATGCAACCGACACCACGCGTCGCCTTGTTTGTCGAAACGTCGCGAGCCTACGGCCGAGGCGTGCTGAAGGGAATCTGGCAACATGTTCAAGAGCACGGTCGTTGGTCGATCTTGTTCCGTCCTCGCGGATTGGAAGAACCGACACCCGCCTGGATGGCTTCCTGGCAAGGCGATGGAATCATCGCGCATGTAACCAACCTGCGAACGGCGGCGGTTCTGAAACGTTCGGCGGCTCCCTGCGTCGACGTTCTTGGTGATATCCCCAACACGGGGTTCCCGGTGGTGAAGACCGATTGCCTGCGGATCGCCGAGTTGGCGTTTGGGCATCTCGCTGGCTTGGGGCTGAAAAACATCGGCATCTGCGGCATGCGCCGCGGCCATCGCCCGCGCCTCGACGAACGTTGTGATGCTTTTCAATCGCTGGCCGAAGAAGCTGGGTACGACGTCAACATTTTTCAGCCACGCGGCGGCGGTAAGTACGGACCGTCGTGGGCGAAAGAACAAAAGCAGTTGGTCGATTGGGTTCGCAGTTTGCCAAAGCCGATTGGGATCTTCGCCTGCAACGACATCCGTGGCCGAGAGACGCTCGATGCCTGCGCGACAGCCGATATTCCGGTTCCCGAACATGTCGCCGTGATCGGAGTCGGCAACGATGAATTGCTGTGCGAATTAAGCGACCAACGACTCACCAGCGTCGACGTCAATCCGATCCGCGTTGGCTACCAAGCCGCCGATCTGCTCAGTCGAATGATGCAGGGGCAAAACGTTCCAGCGAAGTTCAACGTCTCGCCGCGACGCGTTGTCGAAAGGCAATCGACCGACATGCTGGCGGTCGAGGATCCGGAGGTTGCCGATGCGGTGAAATATATTCGGCTGCATGCGTGTGATGCGATCGACGTCAACGATGTCGTGCAGGAAGTGGCCGTGGGCAGGCGCGTGCTGGAGCGTCGGTTCCGCGAGCTGCTGGGACGTTCGCTCAAATCCGAAATCGTTCGCGTCCGTCTGGCCCGGGCTCGAGAACTGTTGATCGAAACATCACTCTCGGCAACAACGATCTCCTACCGATGCGGGTTCAGCAGTCCCGCGTATTTCATGGACCACTTCCACAAGAAAGTCGGAGTGACCACCAAAGAGTTCCGCGAGTCCGCGCGGCGCGAAGAAGACCCGGACCCAGCTGAAGATTGA
- a CDS encoding 3'-5' exonuclease produces the protein MSAATDVRYLVFDVESVADGDLIARARYKSDTMQAGDAIEEFRSDLVNEGGKDFIPYTFQMPVAVVIAKVSADLELLDLVSLDEPLHRPHVITQHFWRGWQAYKQPTWVTFNGRGFDIPLMELAAFRHGIQLPEWFNMSARTYDQNRNRYNMKSHIDLHEVLTNFGSTWFRGGLNLAANLVGKPGKMVVAGNMVQGLYEQGELQTISDYCRCDVLDTYFVFLRFNVISGRIDVTREQELVAKAKQFIVERADDCQAYADYLEGWGEWENPWTAGT, from the coding sequence ATGTCAGCTGCAACCGACGTCCGTTATCTGGTTTTTGATGTGGAGAGTGTCGCCGACGGCGACCTGATCGCCCGTGCTCGCTACAAGAGCGACACGATGCAGGCGGGGGACGCGATCGAAGAGTTCCGCAGCGATCTGGTAAACGAAGGGGGCAAGGACTTCATTCCCTATACCTTCCAGATGCCGGTGGCCGTCGTGATCGCCAAGGTCTCGGCCGACTTGGAACTATTGGATTTGGTCTCGCTGGACGAACCGCTGCATCGACCGCACGTGATCACTCAACATTTCTGGCGCGGTTGGCAAGCTTATAAACAGCCGACGTGGGTCACGTTTAACGGACGCGGTTTCGATATTCCCTTGATGGAACTGGCGGCGTTTCGGCACGGCATCCAGCTGCCCGAATGGTTCAACATGTCGGCGCGGACCTACGACCAAAACCGCAACCGATACAACATGAAATCGCACATCGATCTGCACGAAGTGTTGACAAACTTCGGTTCGACATGGTTTCGGGGCGGATTGAACCTAGCGGCCAACCTGGTCGGCAAACCGGGCAAGATGGTTGTTGCCGGGAACATGGTCCAAGGGCTGTACGAACAGGGGGAACTGCAGACGATCAGCGATTATTGCCGCTGCGATGTCTTGGATACTTATTTTGTCTTCCTGCGGTTTAACGTGATCAGCGGGCGGATCGATGTCACTCGCGAGCAAGAATTGGTTGCCAAAGCGAAGCAGTTTATCGTCGAACGCGCCGACGACTGCCAGGCCTACGCAGACTATTTAGAAGGCTGGGGCGAGTGGGAAAACCCTTGGACCGCGGGAACCTAG
- a CDS encoding alkaline phosphatase has product MKHCIAFLTLVLGSLLSLTSVLADDPIRQMQADAMRSKSASWGYWGTDPSRYSTWTNHSNRLIPIYTFGLDMEVLRNEGSLYRRSDALQKLYGRVPTGSLNPKAEYFDQTDIYRLQKLAFAAGKKNIILMVFDGMDWNTTQAAAIYKQQNVAFTEGRGSGLAFLDYRNVPSDYGYCVTSAHHSDAKTDVSAQLVIDGQLGDAGGYDPLRGGRAPWETAKSRDYLIGKDRQQPDCVTDSASSATSMTCGIKTYNAAINVTVDGKQVEPIGRWLQREHGFRIGMVTSVPISHATPAAAYANNVSRNDYQDITRDLLGLPSSSHRMPLEGADVVIGAGWGVHQDQAPGQGGNFAAGNIYADLEDLRRSDIDNGGRYVVAQRTAGKNGSRLLDDAARRAVAENGRLLGFFGTDQAHLPFRTADGRYYPAEDVKGTEVYEPADINENPTLAEMTEAALQVLQSSEKGFWLMIEAGDIDWANHANNIDSSIGAVFSGEDAFQASVNWIDDRDAWDDTALIVTSDHGHHFVLREPEALIHKKQ; this is encoded by the coding sequence ATGAAACACTGCATTGCCTTTTTGACCCTCGTCCTCGGTTCGTTGCTCAGTTTGACATCGGTCTTGGCCGATGATCCGATCCGCCAGATGCAAGCTGATGCGATGCGTTCCAAGTCGGCTTCGTGGGGCTATTGGGGAACCGATCCAAGTCGCTATTCGACCTGGACGAACCACTCCAATCGCTTGATCCCGATCTACACCTTCGGGCTCGATATGGAAGTGTTGCGAAACGAAGGGAGCCTGTATCGGCGATCCGATGCGTTGCAGAAGCTTTACGGTCGCGTCCCCACCGGATCGCTGAACCCCAAGGCCGAGTACTTCGATCAGACCGACATCTATCGCTTGCAGAAGTTGGCGTTTGCCGCGGGCAAAAAGAATATCATCTTGATGGTCTTCGACGGCATGGACTGGAACACGACGCAGGCCGCGGCGATCTACAAGCAACAAAATGTCGCTTTCACCGAGGGCCGCGGTTCGGGGCTGGCTTTCCTTGATTACCGCAACGTCCCATCGGATTACGGATATTGCGTCACGAGTGCTCATCACAGCGATGCGAAGACGGATGTCAGTGCTCAACTGGTGATCGACGGCCAACTGGGCGACGCAGGGGGATACGATCCGTTGCGTGGCGGCCGGGCTCCGTGGGAAACCGCTAAATCGCGCGACTATCTGATCGGCAAGGATCGCCAACAGCCCGATTGCGTCACCGATTCAGCATCGTCGGCGACCTCGATGACCTGCGGCATCAAGACCTATAACGCGGCGATCAACGTGACCGTCGACGGCAAGCAAGTCGAACCGATCGGGCGGTGGCTGCAACGCGAACACGGCTTCCGCATCGGGATGGTGACCAGCGTTCCGATCAGCCACGCGACGCCGGCCGCTGCTTACGCAAACAATGTCAGCCGCAACGACTACCAGGACATCACAAGAGATCTGTTGGGACTGCCGTCGTCCAGCCATCGCATGCCGCTCGAAGGAGCCGACGTCGTGATCGGTGCCGGTTGGGGCGTTCACCAGGATCAAGCTCCCGGGCAAGGCGGCAACTTTGCCGCCGGGAACATCTACGCCGATCTAGAGGATCTGCGACGCAGCGACATCGACAACGGAGGCCGTTATGTCGTCGCTCAACGAACCGCGGGGAAAAACGGTTCGCGGTTGCTCGACGATGCCGCTCGCCGCGCGGTTGCTGAAAACGGTCGCTTGCTAGGCTTTTTTGGCACCGACCAAGCTCATCTCCCCTTCCGCACCGCCGACGGACGCTATTACCCAGCGGAGGATGTTAAAGGAACCGAGGTTTACGAACCGGCCGACATCAACGAAAATCCAACTCTCGCCGAAATGACCGAAGCCGCGTTGCAGGTTCTGCAATCGAGCGAAAAGGGATTTTGGTTGATGATCGAAGCGGGCGATATCGATTGGGCTAACCACGCCAACAATATCGACAGCTCGATCGGCGCCGTCTTCAGTGGTGAAGACGCGTTTCAGGCATCAGTCAATTGGATCGATGATCGCGATGCGTGGGACGACACCGCGCTGATCGTCACCTCGGATCACGGGCACCATTTTGTGCTTCGCGAGCCCGAGGCGCTGATCCATAAAAAGCAATAG
- a CDS encoding RNA recognition motif domain-containing protein yields the protein MGKKLYCGNLVFGASSSDLEQLFGQFGVVESAQVISDRETGRSKGFGFVEMSSSEEAAAAIEGLNEKDFEGRSLVVNEARPREDRGGGGGGYRGGGGGRY from the coding sequence GTGGGTAAGAAACTGTACTGCGGGAACTTGGTTTTTGGTGCATCGAGTTCCGACTTAGAGCAGTTGTTTGGGCAGTTTGGCGTGGTCGAAAGCGCTCAAGTGATCAGCGATCGCGAGACAGGTCGCAGCAAGGGGTTTGGATTTGTTGAAATGTCCAGCTCCGAAGAAGCAGCCGCTGCAATCGAAGGCCTCAACGAAAAAGACTTCGAAGGACGATCGCTAGTCGTCAACGAAGCCCGCCCACGCGAAGATCGTGGTGGTGGCGGAGGTGGCTATCGTGGTGGAGGCGGCGGCCGCTACTAG
- a CDS encoding sensor histidine kinase — protein sequence MKIAIKMMLVSLSVIAAVTWILSWFLLQQQEDVFLARAEEVAGRFAMETTGTLAERPASERLKICNELTRIPPVAFEYHARWVWFDEQSSSGGPRVAVEVQSLRRQELQSVPIRGPNGQLHLFSYIPVETDQQRPGGLEFVQTMDQLTQARHDSMRAIWTLAAAVMISSTLAVGLASIYFLASPLQRLTNKVARIADGDLSAPLQGHARDELGELADGINAMCERLSETQAAVDAETAAKVSAIEQLRHEDRLRTVGRLASGIAHELGTPLNVIQGRAQLIKGSNGDPQRIETSADEIIKESKRMTTIIRQLLDFARRDTPRRVVCSLNQIAEQTIVLLQTLAERRGVTLRYDHSDDVAGDVDANQIQQVLTNLIVNAIDACDDGGNVMVQVSRCEETAVIEVIDDGQGIDNEDIQQVFEPFYTTKQVGEGTGLGLSIVSRIVQEHGGQIDVQSEPGVQTKFRITLPIVSTDAAE from the coding sequence ATGAAAATTGCGATCAAAATGATGTTGGTCTCGCTGTCGGTGATCGCCGCGGTGACCTGGATCCTGTCGTGGTTTTTGCTGCAGCAACAGGAAGACGTCTTCTTGGCGCGAGCCGAAGAGGTCGCCGGACGCTTTGCGATGGAGACGACTGGCACGCTGGCGGAGCGGCCGGCGTCGGAACGACTGAAGATCTGCAACGAATTGACTCGTATTCCCCCCGTCGCGTTCGAGTACCACGCTCGCTGGGTGTGGTTCGATGAGCAGTCCAGCAGCGGAGGGCCGCGGGTTGCTGTCGAGGTGCAATCGCTGCGTCGTCAGGAACTGCAAAGCGTTCCGATCCGTGGCCCCAACGGCCAACTGCATCTGTTCAGCTACATTCCCGTCGAAACCGATCAACAGCGTCCGGGCGGTTTGGAGTTTGTCCAGACGATGGACCAATTGACCCAAGCTCGCCACGATTCGATGCGGGCGATCTGGACGTTGGCCGCGGCCGTGATGATCTCATCGACGCTGGCCGTCGGGTTGGCGAGTATCTATTTCCTGGCCAGTCCGCTGCAGCGGTTGACCAACAAGGTGGCTCGGATTGCCGACGGCGATCTCTCCGCACCGTTGCAAGGACATGCCCGCGACGAACTGGGTGAACTTGCCGACGGGATCAACGCGATGTGCGAACGGTTGTCGGAAACGCAAGCTGCCGTCGACGCGGAAACGGCGGCCAAGGTCTCCGCGATCGAGCAGCTGCGACACGAGGATCGGTTGCGAACCGTCGGCCGCTTGGCTTCCGGGATCGCTCACGAATTGGGGACGCCGTTGAACGTGATCCAGGGCCGGGCTCAATTGATTAAGGGATCCAACGGCGATCCGCAGCGGATCGAGACGAGCGCCGATGAGATCATCAAAGAGAGCAAGCGGATGACGACGATCATTCGCCAGTTGCTCGATTTCGCGCGGCGCGACACACCGCGGCGCGTCGTCTGTTCGCTCAACCAAATCGCCGAGCAAACGATCGTGCTGCTGCAGACGCTCGCCGAGCGTCGCGGGGTTACGCTACGCTACGATCACAGCGACGATGTCGCGGGCGATGTCGATGCGAATCAGATCCAGCAAGTATTGACGAATCTGATCGTCAACGCGATCGATGCCTGCGACGATGGTGGGAATGTGATGGTGCAAGTCTCGCGTTGCGAAGAGACCGCCGTGATCGAAGTCATCGACGATGGGCAAGGGATCGACAACGAAGATATCCAGCAGGTGTTTGAGCCGTTTTATACGACCAAACAAGTTGGCGAGGGGACCGGGCTGGGGCTGTCGATCGTCAGCCGGATCGTGCAGGAGCACGGCGGGCAAATCGATGTCCAAAGCGAACCGGGCGTGCAGACCAAGTTTCGTATCACGCTGCCGATCGTCTCGACCGACGCCGCCGAATAG
- a CDS encoding sigma-54-dependent transcriptional regulator: MTDNPANKPLPRVLVVDDQQSMCELTKAAIEPLGFDVEWFTDPLEAFAAFERSEFDVVLTDMQMKGLNGIDLCQRIVSNRADVPVVVMTAFGSMETAISAIRAGAYDFVTKPLDFEMLALTLGRAVERRDMQQQIRLLSQQVAAARRGSLDQILGESPVMLRLADQVRQIADSEASVLITGESGSGKEMAAQAIHRLSRRSQHAFVPLNCAALPESLLESELFGHVKGAFTDASTDRQGLFFQADGGTIFLDELGEMPLSMQAKLLRALEQGAARPVGGSTERAFDVRLLTATNRDLEAMVEAGTFREDLFYRINVIQIEMPPLRSRGTDVLILAQHFIDQFAQQANRPIGGLSEAAAQKLVDYNWPGNVRELRNVIQRAVALTRYDRIAPEDLPEKIRSHRGKQVLIGGEDPAELLPMEAVEARYIQHVLEAVDGNKTTAAKILGFDRKTLYRKLRETP; this comes from the coding sequence ATGACCGACAACCCTGCTAACAAGCCGCTGCCACGCGTGCTGGTCGTCGACGATCAGCAAAGTATGTGCGAACTGACCAAAGCCGCGATCGAGCCGTTGGGCTTTGATGTCGAATGGTTTACCGATCCGTTGGAGGCGTTTGCTGCGTTTGAGCGGAGCGAGTTCGACGTCGTGCTGACCGACATGCAGATGAAGGGGCTCAACGGGATCGACCTCTGCCAACGCATCGTCTCCAACCGCGCCGACGTTCCGGTAGTCGTGATGACAGCCTTTGGCAGCATGGAGACGGCGATCAGCGCGATCCGCGCCGGGGCTTACGATTTCGTGACCAAACCGTTGGACTTCGAGATGTTGGCGCTGACGCTGGGCCGTGCGGTCGAGCGTCGCGACATGCAACAACAGATCCGTCTGCTCAGCCAACAGGTGGCCGCGGCGCGACGCGGCAGCTTGGATCAGATCTTGGGCGAGAGCCCCGTGATGCTTCGCTTGGCCGACCAAGTCCGGCAGATCGCCGATTCCGAAGCGTCGGTGTTGATCACCGGCGAGAGTGGATCGGGCAAGGAGATGGCAGCTCAAGCGATCCATCGTTTGAGTCGTCGATCGCAACACGCCTTTGTCCCGCTGAACTGCGCCGCGCTTCCCGAATCGCTGTTGGAGAGCGAGCTGTTTGGGCATGTGAAAGGAGCGTTTACCGATGCGTCGACCGATCGCCAAGGGCTGTTTTTTCAAGCCGATGGCGGCACGATTTTCTTGGACGAATTGGGTGAGATGCCGCTGTCGATGCAGGCCAAGTTACTGCGTGCGCTCGAACAAGGAGCGGCGCGGCCGGTCGGCGGCAGCACCGAACGGGCGTTTGATGTCCGCTTGTTGACCGCCACCAACCGCGATTTGGAAGCAATGGTCGAAGCGGGCACCTTCCGGGAGGATCTGTTCTATCGGATCAACGTGATCCAGATCGAGATGCCGCCGCTGCGCAGTCGCGGAACCGACGTGCTGATTCTGGCTCAACACTTCATCGATCAATTTGCCCAGCAGGCGAACCGACCGATCGGCGGCCTGTCCGAAGCCGCGGCGCAAAAGCTTGTCGATTACAACTGGCCCGGCAACGTCCGCGAACTGCGAAACGTGATCCAACGCGCCGTCGCGCTGACCCGTTACGATCGCATCGCGCCGGAAGACCTTCCCGAAAAGATCCGCAGCCACCGCGGCAAACAAGTTTTGATCGGGGGCGAAGATCCCGCCGAACTGTTGCCGATGGAAGCTGTCGAAGCGCGTTACATCCAGCACGTGTTGGAAGCTGTCGACGGCAACAAGACGACCGCCGCGAAGATCCTCGGCTTCGATCGCAAAACGCTCTATCGCAAGCTCCGCGAAACGCCTTAG